One genomic window of Arthrobacter caoxuetaonis includes the following:
- a CDS encoding alanine/glycine:cation symporter family protein produces MAASIPVPLAPDSGILGIIDTSVNGFMEPIATAFNDIVFFPLTIGDFSFPIVVAWLIIAGVVITCYFGFIQFRGLRVSAEVVRGKFSTKEDPGEVPHFQALTSALSGTVGLGNIAGVGAAMALGGPGATFWMILAGLLGMATKFAECTLGVKYREVHEDGTVSGGPFKYLPVAFQRFGSLPAKVLTGVFAVAILLFGVAGGNMFQANQTFAQVRNATGGEDGLMGSDGAALLFGLILAVLVAVVILGGIKSIGATTSKLVPAMAAIYILACGAVIAVNLENVPAAFGAIIEGAFRPEGFAGGILGVMIVGFQRASFSNEAGVGSAAIAHSAVKTRRPVSEGFVAMFEPLVDTVLICTMTALAIVMAGAPSLQAGIDQVQGGGGAPDGVILTSDAFATVLPWFPIVLAVAVALFAYSTLITWSYYGLKAWEYLFGRGRKREIAYKVIFLTFTVAGCILSFSQVISFTDAALFICAFVNLLGVYLLLPVIKREMKAYLADRKSGKLDILGIDDEDIEDAAPVR; encoded by the coding sequence ATGGCCGCAAGTATTCCTGTCCCGCTGGCACCCGATTCCGGGATCCTCGGCATCATAGACACCTCCGTGAATGGGTTCATGGAACCCATTGCCACGGCATTCAATGACATTGTCTTCTTCCCGCTGACCATCGGGGACTTCAGCTTCCCGATCGTTGTAGCCTGGCTGATCATTGCCGGAGTGGTGATCACCTGCTATTTCGGTTTCATCCAATTCCGCGGTCTTCGGGTCTCCGCTGAGGTGGTCCGCGGCAAGTTCTCCACCAAGGAGGACCCCGGAGAAGTGCCGCACTTCCAGGCACTCACCTCCGCGCTGTCCGGCACGGTGGGCCTGGGCAACATCGCCGGCGTCGGAGCGGCAATGGCACTGGGCGGACCCGGAGCCACGTTCTGGATGATCCTTGCCGGGCTGCTGGGCATGGCCACGAAGTTCGCCGAATGCACCCTGGGGGTCAAGTACCGGGAGGTCCACGAGGACGGCACGGTCAGCGGCGGCCCCTTCAAATACCTTCCCGTCGCCTTTCAACGTTTCGGTTCGCTCCCCGCCAAGGTGCTGACCGGCGTCTTCGCCGTGGCGATCCTGCTGTTCGGCGTCGCCGGCGGCAACATGTTCCAGGCCAACCAGACTTTCGCCCAGGTCCGCAACGCCACCGGTGGCGAGGATGGCCTTATGGGCTCGGACGGCGCCGCACTTCTCTTCGGCCTGATCCTCGCCGTCCTCGTCGCCGTCGTCATCCTGGGTGGCATCAAGTCCATCGGCGCCACCACGTCCAAGCTGGTTCCGGCCATGGCGGCGATCTACATCCTGGCCTGCGGTGCGGTGATTGCCGTGAACCTCGAGAACGTCCCCGCTGCCTTCGGCGCCATTATCGAGGGTGCTTTCCGGCCGGAGGGCTTCGCCGGCGGAATCCTCGGCGTCATGATTGTCGGTTTCCAGCGGGCATCCTTCTCGAACGAAGCCGGGGTCGGCTCGGCCGCGATTGCGCACTCGGCAGTCAAGACCCGCCGTCCCGTCAGCGAGGGCTTCGTGGCGATGTTCGAACCGCTCGTGGATACGGTGCTGATCTGCACCATGACCGCCCTGGCGATCGTCATGGCCGGAGCCCCCAGCCTGCAGGCAGGCATCGATCAGGTGCAGGGCGGCGGTGGAGCTCCCGACGGCGTTATCCTCACCTCCGACGCGTTTGCCACCGTGCTGCCGTGGTTCCCGATCGTGCTGGCCGTCGCCGTCGCACTGTTTGCCTACTCCACCCTGATCACGTGGTCCTACTACGGACTCAAAGCCTGGGAGTACCTCTTCGGCCGGGGCCGGAAGCGGGAAATCGCCTACAAGGTCATCTTCCTGACCTTCACCGTGGCCGGCTGCATCCTCTCCTTCAGCCAGGTCATTTCCTTCACCGACGCGGCCCTGTTCATTTGCGCCTTCGTAAACCTGCTCGGGGTGTACCTGCTCCTGCCGGTGATCAAGCGGGAGATGAAGGCCTACCTGGCCGACCGCAAGAGCGGGAAGCTGGACATCCTGGGGATCGACGACGAGGACATTGAGGATGCGGCCCCGGTGCGGTAA
- the gcvH gene encoding glycine cleavage system protein GcvH → MSKVDSSLRYSAEHEWVDASSPVKVGISAVAADALGDVVYVDLPAVGDTVTAGETCGEVESTKSVSDLYAPVSGTIVEINQEAVDNPAILNEDPYGAGWLFTVEVTEEGELMSAADYAEKNGGEL, encoded by the coding sequence ATGAGCAAAGTTGACTCCTCCCTCCGCTACTCCGCCGAACACGAATGGGTAGACGCGTCCAGCCCCGTAAAGGTCGGGATTTCCGCCGTCGCCGCTGACGCCCTGGGCGACGTCGTCTACGTCGACCTCCCCGCCGTCGGCGACACCGTCACTGCAGGTGAGACCTGCGGCGAGGTCGAGTCCACCAAGTCCGTCTCGGACCTCTACGCTCCGGTCTCCGGCACCATCGTGGAGATCAACCAGGAAGCCGTGGACAACCCGGCCATCCTGAACGAGGACCCGTACGGCGCCGGCTGGCTCTTCACCGTTGAGGTCACGGAGGAGGGCGAGCTGATGAGCGCTGCCGATTACGCAGAGAAGAACGGCGGCGAGCTGTGA
- a CDS encoding SDR family oxidoreductase has product MGLDHSLRTAVITGAGSGIGRATARAFLGAGWQVVLAGRREAALQETADGDARALVVPADVTRPDDVEHLFRSAAETFGRVDVLFNNAGSFGPSGSVDQVSLDDWNTTIAVNLTGTMLCAAAAVRQMKAQDPQGGRIINNGSLSAIAPRPLAAAYTATKHAVTGLTKSIDLDGRTYGISCAQIDIGNAATGLLAGITTGGALQPDGSRRVEPTFPAEEAARTVLFMAELPASANPGSVVLTAAGMPYLGRG; this is encoded by the coding sequence ATGGGTTTGGATCATTCACTTCGTACGGCTGTCATCACCGGCGCGGGCTCAGGCATCGGCCGGGCCACGGCCAGGGCGTTCCTCGGAGCCGGCTGGCAGGTTGTGCTGGCGGGCCGCCGGGAAGCGGCGCTGCAGGAGACGGCCGACGGCGATGCCCGCGCGTTAGTGGTGCCTGCGGACGTCACCCGGCCCGACGACGTCGAACACCTCTTCCGGAGCGCCGCTGAAACCTTCGGCCGCGTGGACGTGCTGTTTAACAACGCGGGGAGCTTCGGCCCCTCCGGATCCGTGGACCAGGTCAGCCTGGACGACTGGAACACCACCATCGCCGTGAACCTCACCGGCACCATGCTCTGTGCCGCTGCGGCGGTGCGGCAAATGAAAGCGCAGGATCCACAGGGCGGACGGATCATCAACAACGGTTCCCTTTCCGCCATCGCCCCGCGCCCGCTCGCAGCTGCCTACACCGCCACGAAGCACGCCGTCACGGGACTGACGAAATCCATTGACCTGGACGGACGGACCTACGGGATCAGCTGCGCCCAGATCGACATCGGCAATGCCGCCACCGGATTGCTGGCGGGCATCACCACCGGCGGGGCGCTCCAGCCTGACGGGAGCCGCAGGGTGGAACCGACATTCCCTGCGGAAGAGGCGGCTCGCACGGTGCTGTTCATGGCCGAGCTGCCGGCGTCGGCCAATCCCGGATCCGTGGTTCTGACCGCGGCCGGAATGCCGTACCTGGGCCGGGGCTAG
- the gcvT gene encoding glycine cleavage system aminomethyltransferase GcvT yields MTEQYTALYEEHKRLGASFTDFGGWQMPLKYSSELAEHHAVRKAAGLFDLSHMGEVEVTGPDAAAFLDYALTGRLSAVAVGRAKYSLITGADGGIIDDLISYRLEEESYLVVPNAGNAAVVAAELAARAEGFDVAVEDKTAVTSLVAVQGPEAEAILLELVPAGQQELVTGMKYYAAAAVPLAFDERTADLLVARTGYTGEDGFEIYVPNDSAPALWQALLAAGAGRGLVPAGLACRDSLRLEAGMPLYGNELSLDLDPYSAGLGGVVALSKDGDFVGRAALAAKKEQTPARKLVGLKGSGRRSARSHYPVLKDGEVVGEVTSGAPSPTLGYPVALAYVDAAFSEPGTALDVDLRGKPEPFEVVQLPFYKRDK; encoded by the coding sequence ATGACTGAGCAGTACACCGCGCTTTACGAAGAGCACAAACGCCTGGGTGCTTCTTTCACCGACTTTGGCGGCTGGCAGATGCCGCTCAAATACAGCTCCGAGCTGGCTGAGCACCATGCGGTGCGCAAGGCCGCCGGCCTCTTCGACCTCTCCCACATGGGCGAAGTGGAGGTCACGGGACCGGACGCCGCCGCGTTCCTGGACTACGCGCTGACCGGCAGGCTTTCGGCCGTCGCCGTCGGCCGGGCCAAGTATTCGCTGATCACGGGCGCCGACGGCGGGATCATCGACGACCTGATCAGCTACCGCCTCGAGGAAGAGTCCTACCTGGTGGTCCCGAACGCGGGCAACGCAGCTGTTGTTGCCGCCGAGCTGGCGGCGCGTGCCGAAGGGTTCGACGTCGCTGTGGAGGACAAGACTGCCGTCACCTCCCTGGTCGCCGTTCAGGGCCCTGAGGCCGAAGCAATCCTGCTGGAACTGGTGCCCGCTGGACAGCAGGAGCTGGTCACCGGCATGAAGTACTACGCCGCCGCCGCCGTGCCCCTCGCCTTCGATGAGCGGACCGCTGACCTGCTGGTGGCACGCACCGGTTACACCGGTGAGGACGGTTTCGAGATCTACGTTCCGAACGACTCCGCGCCGGCCCTGTGGCAGGCGCTGCTCGCCGCGGGTGCCGGACGCGGACTGGTTCCGGCCGGCCTCGCCTGCCGCGACTCGCTGCGCCTGGAAGCCGGGATGCCGCTCTACGGCAATGAGCTCAGCCTGGACCTGGACCCCTACTCGGCCGGCCTCGGCGGCGTCGTCGCACTCTCCAAGGACGGCGACTTCGTGGGCCGCGCGGCCCTCGCCGCCAAGAAGGAGCAGACCCCGGCGCGCAAACTGGTGGGACTCAAGGGTTCCGGCCGCCGGTCGGCCCGCTCGCACTACCCGGTCCTCAAGGACGGCGAGGTCGTCGGAGAAGTCACCTCCGGCGCTCCCAGCCCCACCCTCGGCTACCCGGTCGCCCTGGCCTACGTCGACGCCGCCTTCTCCGAGCCCGGCACCGCCCTGGACGTCGACCTCCGCGGCAAACCCGAACCCTTCGAAGTCGTCCAGCTCCCGTTCTACAAGCGCGACAAGTAA
- the gcvP gene encoding aminomethyl-transferring glycine dehydrogenase, producing MTAVPSTAAFVDRHIGARATETDAMLKAVGYDTLDNLVDTAVPAAIRQDAPLVLNAAQSEQETVAALRKIAAKNKTAVQMIGQGYYDTHTPPVILRNVVEDPAWYTAYTPYQPEISQGRLEALLNFQTMVQDLTALPVANASLLDEATAVAEAVLLMRRSNKAKSEGKIVLDADALPQTIAIVKGRAKALGFEVEVADLAAGLPDGEITGVVLQQPGVSGAVRDQSALIAEAKERGALVTVAADLLALTLLTPPGEQGADIAVGSVQRFGVPLFFGGPHAAYMAVRKGLERSLPGRLVGVSKDSAGTPAYRLALQTREQHIRREKATSNICTAQALLAIVASMYAVYHGPEGLKAIALRAHGHARALATALSNAGIELVSDTFFDTVTARVPGRAADVVAAAEAKGINLRLVDADTVGVSADETTTDAVIADVAAAFGAEAAEAAGFELPAELLRTSDFMTHPVFSSYRSETQMLRYLRRLSDRDLALDRTMIPLGSCTMKLNATAEMQAMTWPEFASIHPFAPDSQTEGWRELIEDLEAQLATITGYDQVSIQPNAGSQGELAGLLAIRGYHHSRGEEQRNICLIPASAHGTNAASAVLAGMKVVVVGTAGDGAIDHADLRAKIDAHRENLAAIMITYPSTHGVYDDDVRDVCDAVHEAGGQVYIDGANLNALVGLAQPGEFGGDVSHLNLHKTFCIPHGGGGPGVGPVAAKAHLAPFMPGNAAAWDGGDDIPISASRFGSAGVLPISWAYVRLMGGDGLTAATKSALLAANYVAARLNDYFPVLYTGKGGLVAHECILDLRELTAKTGVTAEDVAKRLVDYGFHAPTLSFPVAGTLMVEPTESEDQGEIDRFIDAMIAIRAEIDQVAAGDFPVEESPLRNAPHTATVAAGNEWTRPYPREQAVFPLKTLRMDKYFPPVGRIDGAAGDRNLVCSCPPIEDFEN from the coding sequence ATGACAGCAGTCCCGTCCACCGCAGCCTTCGTAGACCGCCATATCGGCGCCCGTGCGACAGAAACCGACGCCATGCTCAAGGCCGTCGGCTACGACACCCTGGATAACCTCGTGGACACAGCCGTCCCCGCAGCCATCCGGCAGGACGCTCCGCTGGTGCTGAACGCGGCGCAGAGCGAGCAGGAAACAGTCGCCGCACTGCGGAAGATCGCCGCCAAGAACAAGACCGCCGTGCAGATGATCGGCCAGGGCTACTACGACACCCACACGCCGCCGGTGATCCTGCGCAACGTCGTCGAAGACCCCGCCTGGTACACCGCCTACACCCCGTACCAGCCGGAAATCTCCCAGGGACGCCTCGAAGCGCTGTTGAACTTCCAGACCATGGTCCAGGACCTCACCGCGCTCCCGGTTGCCAACGCATCGCTGCTGGACGAAGCCACCGCCGTCGCCGAAGCAGTGCTGCTGATGCGCCGCTCCAACAAGGCCAAGTCCGAGGGCAAGATCGTCCTCGACGCCGACGCCCTGCCCCAGACCATCGCCATCGTTAAGGGCCGCGCCAAGGCCCTGGGCTTCGAGGTCGAGGTTGCTGACCTCGCCGCAGGCCTGCCCGACGGCGAGATCACCGGCGTCGTGCTCCAGCAGCCCGGCGTTTCCGGTGCCGTCCGCGATCAGTCCGCGCTGATCGCGGAAGCCAAGGAACGCGGCGCTCTGGTCACCGTCGCAGCCGACCTGCTGGCCCTCACGCTTCTGACTCCTCCCGGCGAGCAGGGGGCCGACATCGCCGTCGGCTCCGTGCAGCGTTTTGGTGTTCCGCTCTTCTTCGGCGGTCCGCACGCCGCGTACATGGCCGTGCGCAAGGGGCTGGAGCGCTCGCTGCCCGGCCGCCTGGTCGGTGTCTCCAAGGATTCCGCCGGGACCCCCGCCTACCGCTTGGCGCTGCAGACCCGTGAGCAGCACATCCGCCGCGAGAAGGCCACGTCCAACATCTGCACCGCCCAGGCGCTGCTGGCAATCGTGGCGTCTATGTACGCCGTCTACCACGGCCCCGAAGGGCTGAAGGCAATCGCCCTGCGCGCTCACGGCCACGCCCGGGCACTGGCCACCGCGCTCTCCAACGCCGGAATCGAACTGGTCTCGGACACCTTCTTCGACACGGTTACCGCCCGCGTTCCCGGACGCGCCGCCGACGTGGTGGCCGCTGCCGAGGCCAAGGGCATCAACCTGCGCCTGGTCGACGCGGACACCGTGGGGGTCTCCGCGGACGAGACCACCACGGACGCCGTGATCGCCGACGTCGCTGCCGCCTTTGGCGCCGAAGCTGCCGAAGCTGCCGGGTTCGAACTGCCCGCCGAGCTGCTGCGCACCTCGGACTTCATGACCCACCCGGTGTTCTCCTCCTACCGCTCCGAGACCCAGATGCTGCGCTACCTTCGCCGCCTCTCGGACCGCGACCTGGCCCTGGACCGGACCATGATCCCGCTGGGCTCGTGCACCATGAAGCTCAACGCCACCGCCGAAATGCAGGCCATGACCTGGCCGGAGTTCGCCTCAATCCACCCCTTTGCGCCCGATTCCCAGACCGAGGGCTGGCGCGAACTGATCGAGGACCTGGAAGCCCAGCTGGCCACGATCACCGGGTACGACCAGGTCTCGATCCAGCCCAATGCCGGCTCCCAGGGCGAACTCGCCGGGCTGCTGGCGATCCGCGGCTATCACCATTCCCGCGGCGAGGAACAGCGCAACATCTGCCTGATCCCAGCCTCGGCGCACGGCACCAACGCGGCCTCCGCCGTGCTGGCCGGAATGAAGGTCGTCGTCGTCGGCACCGCCGGTGACGGTGCGATCGACCACGCAGACCTGCGCGCCAAGATCGACGCCCACCGCGAGAACCTCGCCGCGATCATGATCACCTACCCCTCCACCCACGGGGTGTACGACGACGACGTCCGCGACGTCTGCGACGCCGTGCACGAGGCCGGCGGCCAGGTCTACATCGACGGCGCGAACCTCAACGCCCTGGTGGGCCTGGCCCAGCCCGGCGAGTTTGGCGGCGACGTCTCCCACCTGAACCTGCACAAGACCTTCTGTATCCCGCACGGCGGCGGCGGTCCCGGCGTCGGCCCGGTTGCAGCCAAGGCACACCTGGCACCGTTTATGCCCGGCAATGCCGCAGCCTGGGACGGCGGCGACGATATCCCGATCTCGGCGTCCCGTTTCGGCTCGGCCGGCGTGCTGCCGATCTCCTGGGCCTACGTCCGGCTGATGGGTGGGGACGGCCTGACCGCCGCGACCAAGAGCGCCCTGCTGGCCGCGAACTATGTGGCAGCCCGCCTGAACGACTACTTCCCGGTGCTCTACACCGGCAAGGGCGGCCTGGTTGCGCACGAGTGCATCCTGGACCTGCGTGAACTCACGGCGAAGACCGGCGTCACGGCCGAGGACGTGGCCAAGCGGCTGGTGGACTACGGTTTCCACGCCCCGACCCTCTCCTTCCCGGTGGCGGGCACCCTGATGGTGGAGCCCACCGAGTCTGAGGACCAGGGCGAGATTGACCGGTTCATCGACGCGATGATCGCGATCCGTGCCGAGATCGACCAGGTGGCTGCCGGTGACTTCCCTGTGGAGGAGAGCCCGCTGCGGAACGCCCCGCACACTGCAACCGTCGCGGCAGGCAACGAGTGGACCCGGCCGTACCCGCGCGAACAGGCCGTTTTCCCGCTGAAGACCCTGCGCATGGATAAGTACTTCCCGCCCGTGGGCCGCATCGACGGCGCCGCGGGGGACCGCAACCTGGTGTGCTCCTGCCCGCCGATCGAAGACTTCGAAAACTAA
- a CDS encoding ChaB family protein produces MPKTTKAGTAKKSELPSTLERSEKKAQDTFAKTYDSALEEYGDEQRAAQTAYASLKHTYEKVGDHWEPKEASGPSDKKAEQGRKSSAPTAGGVDANATKEHLYGVASRLDITGRSRMTKGELVNAIQKANEKETRKARS; encoded by the coding sequence ATGCCCAAGACCACCAAGGCCGGTACCGCGAAGAAGAGCGAACTGCCCTCCACCCTGGAACGCTCGGAGAAGAAGGCGCAGGACACGTTCGCCAAGACCTATGACTCAGCGCTCGAAGAGTACGGCGACGAGCAGCGCGCTGCACAGACGGCGTATGCGTCGCTGAAGCACACGTATGAGAAGGTCGGCGACCACTGGGAACCCAAGGAAGCCAGCGGCCCGTCGGACAAGAAAGCCGAGCAGGGCCGGAAATCCAGCGCCCCGACCGCAGGGGGTGTGGATGCCAACGCCACCAAGGAACACCTTTACGGCGTCGCGTCCCGGCTGGACATCACCGGCCGCTCCCGGATGACCAAGGGTGAGCTGGTCAATGCCATCCAGAAGGCCAATGAGAAAGAGACCCGGAAGGCCCGCTCCTAG
- a CDS encoding L-serine ammonia-lyase, which produces MAVGVFDLFTVGIGPSSSHTVGPMRAAAAFAVELAEAGVLESVAGLRVDLYGSLAATGRGHGTFPAVLLGLEGFAPEEILPDQMEERLAEIQASGKIQLGGQFGSGVALEYGIDDLILHPLTILPRHTNGVRFAASDADGEVLHETTFYSVGGGFIVRDGEEDLAAVELEASKESLPYPFRTAVQLLEHCTATGLSISQVMLANELVSRSEEEIRAGLLHIRDVMDECKDSAISRSGLLPGGLKVRRRAPQWHTRLREEDPTRDPRFWQEWVNLVALAVNEENASGGRVVTAPTNGAAGIIPAVLFYATHYGPGMDTATPEQKDDAVVRFLLAAGAIGVLYKEQASISGAEVGCQGEVGSASSMAAAGLAEILGGSPEQVENAAEIAMEHNLGLTCDPIGGLVQVPCIERNAIGAGKAVNAAKMALWGDGEHRVSLDEVIVTMRETGRDMSSKYKETAMGGLAVNVVEC; this is translated from the coding sequence ATGGCTGTTGGCGTTTTCGACTTGTTCACCGTTGGCATCGGCCCCTCAAGCTCCCACACGGTGGGGCCGATGCGGGCTGCCGCTGCCTTCGCCGTTGAACTGGCCGAAGCCGGTGTCCTGGAGTCCGTGGCCGGTCTCCGCGTGGACCTGTACGGGTCCCTCGCGGCGACCGGCCGTGGACACGGCACTTTTCCTGCCGTGCTGCTGGGGCTTGAAGGATTTGCCCCGGAAGAAATCCTCCCGGACCAGATGGAAGAGCGGCTGGCGGAGATCCAGGCCAGCGGCAAGATCCAGCTCGGCGGCCAGTTCGGCAGCGGCGTGGCCCTTGAATACGGAATCGACGACCTCATCCTCCACCCGTTGACGATTCTTCCCCGGCACACCAACGGCGTCCGGTTTGCAGCCAGCGACGCGGACGGCGAAGTCCTGCACGAAACCACGTTCTACAGCGTGGGCGGCGGATTCATTGTGCGCGACGGCGAGGAGGATCTTGCCGCCGTCGAACTCGAAGCGTCCAAGGAATCGCTCCCGTATCCCTTCCGCACCGCCGTGCAGTTGCTGGAACACTGCACCGCCACAGGGCTCTCGATCAGTCAGGTCATGCTCGCCAACGAACTGGTCTCCCGATCCGAGGAAGAGATCCGTGCAGGCCTGCTGCACATCCGCGATGTGATGGATGAGTGCAAGGACTCGGCGATTTCCCGCTCCGGCCTGCTGCCCGGGGGGCTGAAGGTCCGCCGTCGGGCGCCCCAGTGGCACACCCGGCTGCGCGAGGAAGACCCTACCCGGGACCCCCGTTTCTGGCAGGAGTGGGTGAACCTGGTGGCCCTCGCCGTCAACGAGGAGAACGCCTCCGGCGGGCGTGTGGTCACCGCCCCGACCAACGGCGCCGCCGGAATCATCCCCGCCGTGCTCTTCTATGCCACGCACTACGGCCCCGGCATGGACACCGCCACCCCGGAACAGAAGGATGACGCCGTCGTCCGCTTCCTGCTTGCCGCAGGCGCGATCGGGGTGCTTTACAAGGAGCAGGCCTCCATCTCCGGTGCGGAGGTGGGCTGCCAGGGCGAGGTGGGCTCGGCGTCGTCCATGGCCGCTGCAGGCCTGGCGGAAATCCTCGGCGGATCGCCCGAGCAGGTGGAAAATGCCGCCGAGATCGCGATGGAACACAATCTTGGCCTGACCTGTGATCCGATTGGCGGGCTGGTGCAGGTTCCGTGCATCGAGCGCAATGCGATCGGCGCCGGCAAGGCCGTGAATGCGGCCAAAATGGCACTGTGGGGCGACGGCGAGCACCGGGTTTCGCTGGATGAGGTCATCGTGACCATGCGCGAAACCGGCCGGGACATGAGCTCGAAGTACAAGGAAACCGCCATGGGCGGCCTCGCCGTGAACGTCGTGGAGTGTTGA
- the glyA gene encoding serine hydroxymethyltransferase, whose amino-acid sequence MTDFLNSHLAEIDPEVAEQIDNERRRQQDGLEMIASENHTAVAIMEAQGSVLTNKYAEGYPGRRYYGGCEFVDVIEQLAIDRAKALFGANFANVQPHSGAQANASVMHALIRPGDTVLGLSLADGGHLTHGMKINFSGRLYNIVPYGVDETTHTVDMDDVARLAREHKPKLIVAGWSAYARQLDFEAFRRIADEVGAYLMVDMAHFAGLVAAGLHPSPVPHAHVVTSTTHKTLAGPRGGIILSNDADIAKKINSAVFPGQQGGPLEHVIAGKATALKIAATPEFRERQERTLAGSRILADRLLAEDVAAKGISVVSGGTDVHLVLVDLRNAELDGQQAEDRLAQIDITVNRNAVPFDPRPPMVTSGLRIGTPALATRGFDQAAFEEVADIIALALIAGNGEDLSALKDRVHALAAAHPLYPQVADLAGAPTRV is encoded by the coding sequence GTGACCGATTTCCTGAACTCGCACCTCGCGGAGATCGATCCCGAGGTTGCCGAGCAGATCGACAACGAGCGCCGCCGGCAGCAGGACGGCCTGGAGATGATCGCCTCCGAGAACCACACCGCGGTGGCCATCATGGAAGCCCAGGGCTCCGTGCTGACCAACAAGTACGCCGAGGGCTACCCCGGGCGCCGCTACTACGGCGGCTGTGAATTCGTTGACGTCATTGAGCAGCTGGCAATCGACCGCGCCAAGGCACTGTTCGGCGCAAACTTCGCGAACGTCCAGCCGCACTCCGGTGCGCAGGCCAACGCGTCGGTGATGCATGCGCTGATCCGTCCGGGTGACACCGTGCTGGGGCTTTCCCTGGCCGACGGCGGCCACCTGACGCACGGCATGAAGATCAACTTCTCCGGCCGCCTGTACAACATCGTTCCCTACGGTGTGGACGAAACCACCCACACCGTGGACATGGACGACGTCGCGCGCCTGGCTCGGGAGCACAAGCCGAAGCTGATCGTCGCCGGCTGGTCCGCTTACGCGCGCCAGCTGGACTTCGAGGCGTTCCGCCGCATCGCCGACGAGGTGGGTGCCTACCTCATGGTGGACATGGCGCACTTCGCCGGACTGGTCGCGGCCGGCCTGCACCCCAGCCCGGTTCCGCACGCCCACGTGGTTACCTCCACCACGCACAAGACGCTGGCCGGTCCGCGCGGCGGCATCATCCTCTCCAACGACGCGGACATCGCCAAGAAGATCAACTCCGCTGTCTTCCCCGGGCAGCAGGGCGGGCCGCTGGAACACGTGATTGCCGGCAAGGCCACCGCGCTGAAGATCGCCGCCACCCCGGAGTTCCGCGAACGCCAGGAACGCACCCTGGCCGGCTCCCGCATCCTCGCCGACCGGCTGCTCGCCGAGGACGTCGCTGCGAAGGGTATCTCCGTGGTTTCCGGCGGCACCGACGTGCACCTGGTCCTGGTGGACCTCCGCAACGCCGAACTGGACGGGCAGCAGGCCGAAGACCGGCTCGCGCAGATCGACATCACCGTCAACCGGAACGCAGTGCCGTTCGATCCGCGGCCGCCCATGGTGACCTCTGGCCTGCGTATCGGCACGCCGGCGCTGGCCACCCGCGGCTTCGACCAGGCGGCATTTGAAGAAGTCGCAGACATCATCGCGCTGGCGCTCATTGCCGGGAACGGCGAGGATCTCAGCGCACTGAAGGACCGCGTCCACGCGCTGGCCGCGGCGCACCCGCTCTATCCGCAGGTCGCCGACCTTGCCGGAGCACCCACCCGCGTCTAG